Proteins encoded within one genomic window of Nitrospirota bacterium:
- the murA gene encoding UDP-N-acetylglucosamine 1-carboxyvinyltransferase, which translates to MDKIIVKGRNKLMGSVTISGAKNAALPIMVASILSSGESLIDNVPELKDISTMGKLLKSLGIGFERQDKKVSLRAENIDHVEASYDLVKTMRASVLVLGPLLARMGQARVSLPGGCAIGARPINLHVMGLEKMGAEISLSDGYINARSGRLRGAHICFDIPTVTGTENLMMAASLADGETVLENAACEPEVVDLANALISMGASIHGAGSGMIRIKGVSSLSPLDYRVIPDRIETGTFIAAAGITGGEIEIQGCSMEHIEPVIVKLEETGIKMEHHGGVLKVKGPERLKAVDIRTMPYPGFPTDMQAQFMALMSVAEGTSIVTENIFENRFMHVAEMRRMGAKIKVQDSTATVEGVRSLTGAPVMATDLRASASLVIAGLAAEGETVIDRVYHLDRGYEKIEEKLRYLGADVRRVK; encoded by the coding sequence ATGGACAAGATAATAGTTAAGGGCAGAAATAAATTAATGGGAAGCGTAACAATAAGCGGCGCAAAAAATGCCGCGCTTCCGATCATGGTGGCATCCATTCTCAGCTCTGGTGAAAGCCTTATTGATAATGTGCCTGAACTGAAGGACATCTCCACAATGGGAAAGCTGCTTAAGAGCCTTGGAATCGGTTTTGAGCGTCAGGACAAAAAGGTCTCGCTCAGGGCGGAGAATATAGATCATGTAGAGGCGTCCTATGACCTCGTAAAGACGATGCGAGCTTCAGTGCTTGTGCTCGGCCCGCTGCTTGCGAGGATGGGACAGGCGAGGGTCTCACTGCCGGGCGGCTGCGCAATAGGCGCAAGGCCGATAAACCTTCATGTCATGGGGCTTGAAAAGATGGGCGCAGAGATATCACTTTCAGACGGCTACATCAATGCGAGGTCAGGCAGGTTAAGAGGCGCGCATATCTGTTTTGATATCCCGACGGTCACAGGGACAGAGAACCTTATGATGGCTGCATCTCTTGCTGACGGTGAGACGGTGCTTGAGAACGCGGCATGCGAGCCTGAAGTGGTTGACCTTGCAAACGCTTTGATATCAATGGGCGCATCGATACATGGCGCAGGTAGCGGAATGATAAGGATAAAAGGTGTGTCCTCACTTTCCCCGCTTGACTATAGAGTAATACCTGATAGGATAGAAACAGGAACATTTATAGCGGCAGCCGGGATCACCGGCGGTGAGATAGAGATACAGGGCTGCAGCATGGAGCATATCGAGCCTGTGATAGTAAAGCTTGAGGAGACAGGAATAAAGATGGAACATCATGGTGGTGTGCTGAAGGTCAAGGGCCCAGAAAGATTGAAGGCCGTTGATATAAGGACGATGCCTTACCCCGGTTTTCCAACGGACATGCAGGCGCAGTTCATGGCGCTTATGTCAGTGGCTGAGGGGACGAGCATTGTGACAGAGAATATATTTGAGAACAGGTTCATGCATGTTGCAGAGATGAGGAGGATGGGCGCGAAGATAAAGGTGCAGGACTCTACCGCGACCGTTGAAGGCGTCAGGTCACTTACGGGAGCTCCTGTGATGGCGACCGACCTCAGGGCGAGCGCTTCTCTTGTGATAGCAGGGCTTGCGGCTGAAGGCGAGACTGTCATAGACAGGGTCTATCATCTTGATAGGGGTTATGAGAAGATCGAGGAGAAGTTGAGATACCTTGGCGCAGATGTCAGGAGGGTGAAGTGA
- the rpmE gene encoding 50S ribosomal protein L31, with the protein MKQEIHPEYKEAKAVCACGESFATMSTQPTIHVDVCAKCHPFFTGKQKLLDAEGRVEKFRKKYAKK; encoded by the coding sequence TTGAAACAGGAAATTCATCCGGAATACAAAGAGGCTAAGGCGGTATGCGCATGCGGCGAAAGTTTTGCCACCATGTCCACTCAACCGACTATTCATGTAGATGTCTGCGCAAAATGCCATCCTTTCTTTACAGGCAAGCAGAAGCTGCTGGATGCTGAAGGAAGGGTTGAAAAGTTCAGAAAGAAATACGCAAAAAAGTAA
- the prfA gene encoding peptide chain release factor 1 has translation MLLDKLEEIEKRDAELTEILSDPDIFSDFTKSQTYSKEKSAISAVVEQIKRYKKCLLGIAEAEEILSSSEDNEMKELADAELAELREQKTALENQIKIMLVPKDPRDEKNIILEIRAGTGGDEAALFAAELFRMYSKYAERMRWKVEIMDINSTGIGGIKEVVASVQGKEVYSRLKYESGTHRVQRVPATETSGRVHTSAVTVAVLPEAEEVDLKIVESDLRVDTYCASGPGGQGVNTTYSAVRIVHVPTGLTVQCQDSRSQIKNREKAMKVLRARLYELECQKIDAERAENRKSQVGTGDRSEKVRTYNFPQNRLTDHRIGLTLHKLAIIMEGDLDEVVESLHDYYQAEKLKEA, from the coding sequence ATGTTACTTGATAAACTTGAAGAGATAGAGAAGAGGGATGCCGAGTTAACAGAGATATTGTCAGACCCTGATATCTTCTCGGACTTCACAAAGAGCCAGACATATTCCAAAGAGAAGTCTGCGATCTCTGCAGTTGTGGAGCAGATAAAGAGATACAAGAAATGCCTTTTGGGTATTGCCGAGGCAGAGGAGATATTATCTTCATCCGAGGACAATGAGATGAAGGAGCTTGCGGATGCCGAGCTTGCAGAACTCAGGGAGCAAAAGACCGCGCTTGAGAATCAGATAAAGATCATGCTGGTTCCGAAAGACCCGAGGGATGAAAAGAATATCATCCTTGAGATCCGCGCCGGCACAGGAGGGGATGAGGCTGCGCTCTTTGCGGCAGAGCTCTTCAGGATGTACAGCAAATATGCCGAGCGCATGAGGTGGAAGGTCGAGATAATGGATATCAACTCCACAGGCATCGGCGGGATAAAGGAAGTTGTGGCATCCGTACAGGGCAAAGAGGTCTACAGCCGGCTTAAATATGAGAGCGGAACGCACCGTGTCCAGCGTGTGCCTGCGACAGAGACATCCGGCAGGGTGCATACATCAGCAGTGACCGTGGCCGTGCTTCCTGAGGCTGAAGAGGTTGACCTGAAGATAGTTGAGAGCGATCTCAGGGTTGATACATACTGTGCCTCAGGCCCGGGAGGCCAGGGCGTAAACACGACATATTCAGCAGTGAGGATAGTTCATGTACCAACAGGGCTGACCGTTCAGTGCCAGGACAGCCGCTCCCAGATAAAGAACAGGGAGAAGGCGATGAAGGTCCTCAGGGCGAGGCTCTATGAACTTGAGTGCCAGAAGATAGACGCCGAGAGGGCGGAGAACAGGAAATCACAGGTCGGCACAGGCGACCGGAGCGAAAAGGTAAGAACATACAACTTCCCGCAGAACAGGCTCACTGACCACAGGATAGGGCTTACCCTTCATAAACTGGCGATCATTATGGAAGGGGATCTTGACGAAGTCGTTGAGAGCCTTCATGATTATTATCAGGCTGAAAAATTAAAAGAGGCGTAA
- the prmC gene encoding peptide chain release factor N(5)-glutamine methyltransferase: MKAVNKIKDITNLLSSCGLESAGKEAELILRHGLGIDTVSIYRDDPVLMDKEDDLISEIAGRRSMREPLQYILGSEEFLGLKISVGEGVLIPRPETELLAEEAIKRLHASQSAVERKRPAVLDLCTGSGCIALAIAKEFKDADVCGVDISDKAIAYAKKNADINGVKNVSFLQGDLFMPIKEGRYFDLIISNPPYIKTGDIEGLQPEIRDWEPLSALDGGEDGLGFYKKIIPAARDFLNDNGMLMFELGDGCADEVVSLMKGSGYINIETIKDYSGIERIVSAQWTR; encoded by the coding sequence ATGAAGGCCGTCAATAAAATAAAAGACATTACAAACCTCTTGAGCTCATGCGGGCTGGAATCCGCAGGCAAAGAGGCTGAGCTTATTTTAAGGCATGGGCTTGGGATAGACACGGTAAGTATCTACAGGGATGATCCTGTGCTGATGGATAAAGAGGATGATCTCATTTCTGAAATTGCCGGACGGAGATCGATGCGTGAGCCGCTGCAGTATATATTAGGGTCAGAAGAATTTTTAGGGCTTAAGATATCAGTGGGAGAGGGTGTTTTAATACCGAGGCCTGAGACAGAGCTTTTGGCTGAAGAGGCGATAAAGAGACTTCACGCTTCACAATCTGCAGTTGAGAGAAAAAGGCCGGCAGTTCTTGACCTCTGCACAGGAAGCGGCTGCATCGCACTTGCTATTGCAAAGGAATTCAAAGACGCGGATGTTTGCGGAGTGGATATTTCAGATAAAGCAATCGCCTATGCAAAAAAGAATGCCGATATAAACGGTGTAAAGAATGTCTCTTTTCTTCAAGGAGATCTCTTCATGCCTATTAAAGAAGGACGATATTTTGACCTTATCATCTCAAACCCGCCTTATATAAAGACCGGCGATATTGAGGGGCTTCAGCCTGAGATAAGGGATTGGGAACCGTTAAGCGCGCTTGACGGAGGCGAAGACGGGCTGGGTTTTTATAAAAAGATAATTCCCGCAGCACGGGATTTTTTGAATGACAACGGCATGCTCATGTTTGAGCTTGGCGACGGATGCGCAGATGAGGTTGTATCTTTGATGAAGGGATCAGGATATATTAATATTGAAACTATAAAGGATTATTCAGGCATAGAGAGGATAGTGAGCGCGCAATGGACAAGATAA
- a CDS encoding Fic family protein, translating into MKKKSGRYKTAHLAEDAYEPGSNERVLKNKLGITSPEKMDDAEAIALKEATDKLVRKFDKHHCFTAADLCSFHKIWLDGIYSWAGKYRNVNMSKGDFPFAMAIHIPSLMTQFEQDVLTRNTPCNFKNRSEVIHALAETHIELVLIHPFREGNGRAARILSTLMALQAGLPFLNFGLITVERKEEYFAAIQAGLDKNYKPLEKLFSVIIERSDAEL; encoded by the coding sequence ATGAAGAAAAAATCAGGCCGGTATAAAACAGCGCACCTTGCTGAAGATGCATATGAGCCGGGGTCTAATGAGCGGGTGCTTAAAAACAAGCTCGGCATAACGTCACCTGAGAAGATGGATGATGCAGAAGCTATTGCTCTGAAAGAGGCGACGGACAAGCTGGTAAGAAAATTTGACAAGCACCATTGTTTTACAGCAGCGGATCTTTGCAGTTTTCACAAAATTTGGTTAGATGGGATATACTCATGGGCCGGCAAATACCGGAATGTAAATATGAGCAAAGGGGATTTTCCGTTCGCGATGGCTATCCATATCCCATCTCTTATGACTCAGTTCGAGCAAGATGTTCTCACGCGTAACACGCCATGTAATTTCAAGAATCGATCTGAGGTTATTCATGCACTCGCTGAAACACATATTGAGTTGGTGCTGATACATCCATTTCGCGAAGGGAACGGTCGGGCAGCACGAATTCTTTCAACATTGATGGCTCTTCAGGCCGGTTTACCTTTCCTTAATTTCGGACTGATTACGGTCGAGAGAAAAGAGGAATATTTCGCAGCAATCCAGGCAGGGCTGGACAAGAATTACAAGCCGCTGGAGAAGTTATTTTCGGTGATTATCGAGCGGAGTGATGCGGAGTTGTGA
- a CDS encoding Bro-N domain-containing protein yields the protein MTDNKLAFFENHKIRRHYDEKTETWYFSVIDVVGALTDSSNPRDYWFKMKIRVKSEDELQLSTICRQLKMKAPDGKMRETDTTNVEGLLRIIQSIPSPKAEPFKQWLAKVGYERLQDMSDPARSLDRAREYWQQHGRSEKWIQQRMMGQETRNKLTDYWQDHEITKEEEYATLTNIIHKEWSGVSVKKHKDIKNLKTQNLRDHMSEAELIFTALAELSTRQIAESMNATGMVENADAGKTGGKIAKKARKELESKTGKSVITSENYLPPAKTQRQIKHKPDNSSDYE from the coding sequence ATGACTGACAATAAATTAGCCTTTTTTGAAAACCATAAAATCCGTCGTCATTACGATGAAAAAACAGAAACATGGTATTTTTCGGTTATTGATGTTGTAGGCGCCTTGACTGATAGCTCTAATCCACGTGATTACTGGTTCAAGATGAAAATCAGAGTAAAAAGCGAGGATGAACTTCAACTGTCGACAATTTGTCGACAGTTGAAAATGAAAGCTCCAGACGGAAAGATGCGTGAGACCGATACCACCAATGTTGAGGGACTTTTGCGAATTATACAATCTATTCCCTCGCCCAAAGCCGAACCATTCAAGCAATGGCTGGCAAAGGTGGGTTACGAACGATTACAGGATATGAGCGACCCCGCGCGCTCACTTGACCGCGCCCGTGAATACTGGCAGCAGCATGGCAGAAGCGAAAAGTGGATACAACAGCGGATGATGGGCCAGGAAACCCGCAATAAACTCACTGATTACTGGCAAGATCACGAGATTACAAAAGAAGAAGAGTATGCCACTCTCACCAACATCATTCATAAGGAATGGAGCGGTGTTTCAGTAAAAAAGCATAAAGATATAAAAAACCTAAAAACGCAGAATCTGCGTGACCACATGAGCGAAGCGGAGCTGATCTTCACGGCACTTGCAGAACTTTCAACCAGGCAAATTGCCGAAAGCATGAATGCGACCGGAATGGTAGAAAATGCAGATGCGGGGAAAACGGGCGGTAAAATTGCGAAGAAGGCCCGAAAGGAATTGGAATCAAAAACAGGCAAAAGCGTCATCACATCTGAAAATTATCTCCCACCGGCGAAGACGCAAAGGCAGATAAAACACAAACCAGACAATAGCAGTGACTATGAATGA